The DNA window CTCAGAGCAATGATTATAGTTGTGATGAGCGTGGCGCCAAGCATCACCAGATTCGGAAGCCTGTTGCTCCCGTTGGACTCCAGCCTCAATGCCCACTGCTCGTTCATTTATCCCCCAGGGAACCCCGTATAAGATTTTGTAACTTCGAAATAATTTAAAGCGCGTAAAGTTACTGTATCTTTCTTTACGGCACTGGTCACAACTTCTTTAGTCCCCCTGTGGTGTGTTCTTACTTCTGCTCTTTGTCCGCTTTGATCTATGACTGGATTTGCTGCTGAATCACGCAGTATTATTGCGTAAACTGACCGGATAAATCACTATTAAAACAAACTGTTATATTTAATTAGGTATTTTGAATAAACTTTAGATTATTTATATGGTTTTTATCATGTTTCAATCCATTATTACTAACATGCCTTTAATTGACAAAAGTTTACAATTAAGAACCATTATTATTTGTTTTCAAGGCCACATAGATCGTCGCGCCTTGATCCGGGTGACCTACCGCCCAGACTCGCCCGCCGTGTCTTTCCACAATACGTGCCACGGTGGCCAATCCGATTCCCGCGCCCTCAAAATCCGGATCTTCACAAAAACGCTTGAACGGTCCAAACAATAATCCGGCCCAGATAGGATCGAAGCCAATACCATTGTCACGCACATAAAAAATGACCTCGTCATTGGTTTGATGACTGGCGATTTCGATTTTGGCGCGCTCCTTCTTAGCCGTATACTTCCAGGCATTACCCATCAGCTCCATCATCAGCACACGTATCAGCATGTTGTCGCCAACAATTTTTATCCCAGGCTGCACAATCACCTCTACCGTGCGATCCGGCTCCATTTCTCTATGGCCCGCAGCTATATTCATGGCAATGGCGGACAAATCTATAGCTTGCAGACGCAAGTCCACGCTGGTGGCGCGCACCAAGCCAATCAGCTCCTTGAGCATCTCTTTTGATTGTCGTGCGATAATGAACATCCGCATCACGGATTCATAAACTTCACCATCTTTCTTATCGAATTTTGATTTCAATTCAGTGCTATATGCCGCAATCGCCCCGATGGGTGATGACAGGTTATGAATCATCGCCTCTGTTAATTCACGAAGCTCCTTTTTCTCCCGCTCAAGCCCCGAAATACGCGATAACAAATTTTTCATTTCCTCGCGTCGTTCAAGCTTATTTTTTACTATCTCATTTTCAACCATAATATTTACCTTTTAATTATGCTTGTTGACTTTTTTATTACATGGCATGTGATATTCTAGTACGTATATTTCATTACTACTGCCACCGTCCCTGTCACTATTGCGCGTCACCTGCCGGATCGTCAGACCACAGACCTCGCATTGAGCCGTTGCCGGCAGATTTCCTTCCTGCCGGGCACGACATAATGCGCAATGTTCCATCTGTGCTTGTTTTTGTTTTTTATTAAGCACTTTTTTCATCCTTAATTTGATTTGGCTTCAGATAACCGCATCATCGACCACTGACGTTTACCGCTCTTTAGACGTTATCAACGGCCTTCCCTGGCCTTTGGTAATGTGTCTGTTCGGGGCGCCCCTGGATCTGCTTGATGTGGTATTTCTTATATACAGCGCCTTATATAAATCGGCATTGATATCGATCCAGCACGCCACCGATAACACATCGCCGACATATTGCGCCCGTCCATCGCCAAAGCGGCGCATGGGTACACCTACCGTCCTGCCCAGAAATCTTTCCATCGCCACACCCATCACTGCGACGTAATGCGTAATATCGTTTGCGATTGCAAACTCATATCCCCGGCGCAATATTTCCAATGTCACGGACCTTAATATCGTCTGACCATTTTCTGCGCCATCTGGCGGCATGACTGCAAAGCGGCTTATTTCCCATACATCCTGGCTTACTGGATACTTTTCGCCACGAAGCAGTTGCGGAAACACATCTCGCAACATGTAGTTGCTTGTCGTGGGTAATAACCGCCAACAGCCTTCTACCTGACTCTCGGGATCAGTCACTATCATATACACCGGCAATAGTTGATCAAAAATGTCCTGTTCCAGCCCATCATTACTATTTACCTGCCACTTCAATCGTTCCTTAAACACCTTATTCCTCAGCTCAAACATCCCTCTTAACTGCACATCCAATCTTGGTTGGTTGTTACCCTTTACCGTCAATACATATCCCATGGTTCCACTCCACGCTTTATGGCCCTTTCAAAGTGAAACTGAATTGCGGTGTTTGCGTAACTGTAAAAAGTGACAGGCTGTCCCGCCCTTTTTCAGGTGCTATAGATACGAGGTCAATCGATCGGGAGGTG is part of the Gammaproteobacteria bacterium genome and encodes:
- a CDS encoding GNAT family N-acetyltransferase; its protein translation is MGYVLTVKGNNQPRLDVQLRGMFELRNKVFKERLKWQVNSNDGLEQDIFDQLLPVYMIVTDPESQVEGCWRLLPTTSNYMLRDVFPQLLRGEKYPVSQDVWEISRFAVMPPDGAENGQTILRSVTLEILRRGYEFAIANDITHYVAVMGVAMERFLGRTVGVPMRRFGDGRAQYVGDVLSVACWIDINADLYKALYIRNTTSSRSRGAPNRHITKGQGRPLITSKER